In the genome of Burkholderia diffusa, one region contains:
- a CDS encoding FadD3 family acyl-CoA ligase, with product MLPAPSTIPAMLAASARRYATQVAIVDDGSSIDYAALYDAARRAARALIALGVQPGERVAIWAPNVHEWIVAALGIHFAGAALVPLNTRLKGDEAADILNRSCARVLFSIGEFLDVRYPDMLTGHALPSLRHMVVLRDPQGGAAGWDAFVARAEAVPEAVLDARIAAIGPHAPSDVLFTSGTTGRPKGVVTAHGQNLAAFDQWSTLVGLQAGDRYLIVNPFFHAFGYKAGWLAALIRGATILPQATFDAETVLRRIADERVTFLPGSPTLYLSLLAHPGLDRFDRSSLRVAVTGAANVAPDLIARMRDRLGFASVLTAYGLTECCGLATVCRAGDDEQVAAATCGHPLPGIELRCVDEAGADVPVGTPGEILIRGFNVMQGYLDDDGATRDAIDENGWLHTGDVGVLDERGYLRITDRLKDMFIVGGFNCYPAEIENMIAAHPDVAQVAVIGVPHERLGEAGHAFVVPRAGAVLDEPTLAAWCRTRMANYKVPRGIAFVDALPLNASGKILKQALREMAGRDAA from the coding sequence ATGCTTCCAGCGCCGTCGACGATTCCCGCGATGCTGGCCGCATCCGCGCGCCGTTACGCGACGCAAGTGGCGATCGTCGATGATGGTTCCTCCATCGATTACGCGGCACTTTACGACGCGGCCCGCCGTGCGGCCCGTGCGCTGATCGCACTCGGCGTGCAGCCGGGCGAGCGCGTCGCCATCTGGGCGCCGAACGTGCACGAGTGGATCGTCGCCGCGCTGGGCATCCATTTCGCGGGCGCCGCGCTGGTGCCGTTGAACACGCGGCTCAAGGGCGACGAAGCCGCGGACATCCTGAATCGCAGCTGCGCGCGCGTGCTGTTCTCGATCGGCGAATTTCTCGACGTGCGCTACCCGGACATGCTCACCGGGCATGCGCTGCCGTCCCTGCGGCACATGGTCGTGCTGCGCGATCCGCAGGGCGGCGCGGCAGGCTGGGACGCGTTCGTCGCTCGCGCCGAGGCCGTTCCCGAAGCCGTGCTCGACGCACGGATCGCCGCCATCGGACCGCATGCGCCATCGGACGTGCTCTTCACTTCCGGCACGACCGGCCGACCGAAGGGCGTCGTGACCGCGCACGGGCAGAACCTGGCCGCATTCGACCAATGGTCGACGCTCGTCGGGCTGCAGGCTGGCGATCGCTACCTGATCGTCAATCCGTTCTTTCATGCGTTCGGTTACAAGGCCGGCTGGCTCGCCGCGCTGATTCGCGGCGCGACGATCCTGCCACAGGCGACGTTCGATGCCGAAACGGTGCTGCGCCGCATTGCGGACGAACGCGTGACCTTCCTGCCCGGTTCGCCGACGCTCTACTTGAGCCTGCTCGCGCATCCGGGTCTCGACCGCTTCGACCGGTCGTCGTTGCGCGTAGCGGTCACCGGCGCGGCGAATGTCGCGCCCGACCTGATCGCGCGGATGCGCGACCGGCTCGGCTTCGCGTCGGTGCTGACCGCATACGGGCTGACCGAGTGCTGCGGGCTCGCGACAGTCTGCCGCGCCGGCGACGACGAGCAGGTCGCCGCGGCGACCTGCGGCCATCCGTTGCCGGGGATCGAACTGCGATGCGTCGACGAGGCAGGGGCCGATGTGCCGGTCGGGACACCGGGCGAGATCCTGATTCGCGGCTTCAACGTGATGCAGGGCTACCTCGACGACGATGGCGCGACCCGCGATGCGATCGACGAGAACGGCTGGCTGCATACGGGTGACGTGGGCGTGCTCGACGAACGCGGTTACCTGCGCATTACCGACCGGTTGAAGGACATGTTCATCGTCGGCGGATTCAACTGCTATCCGGCGGAAATCGAGAACATGATCGCTGCGCATCCGGATGTCGCGCAGGTCGCGGTGATCGGCGTGCCGCACGAGCGGCTCGGCGAAGCCGGCCACGCGTTCGTCGTGCCGCGCGCGGGCGCGGTGCTCGACGAGCCGACGCTCGCCGCGTGGTGCCGCACACGGATGGCGAACTACAAGGTGCCGCGCGGCATTGCGTTCGTCGACGCGCTACCGCTTAACGCATCGGGCAAGATATTGAAGCAGGCGCTGCGTGAAATGGCCGGCCGGGATGCGGCATGA
- a CDS encoding alkene reductase encodes MTKPLFEPVRIGAITMPNRIVMAPMTRSRADEHDAPGDLHVAYYAQRAGAGLIVAEGTYPHADGKGYCRTPGIATQVQIDAWRRVTDAVHRANGRIVLQLMHVGRVASYLNKGAQAETVAPSALRASGTIHADGHGQVPTDLPRALARAEIPGVIDSFRQAAVNARAAGFDGVELHASSGYLPMQFLLACSNRRTDDYGGSPARRARFTIEALEAMAGAIGAQRVGLRICPGNPYNDMQDDDPALTYGTLLDAVAPLGLAYLHVSRSPDRRLDAFALARRHFRGALIANDGFDARSATNVLAAGHANAVSFARHFIANPDLVARLRDGAPLAAFDRATLYTPGARGFTDYPPFAASAAGVAHIQRSAP; translated from the coding sequence ATGACCAAGCCACTTTTCGAACCCGTGCGCATCGGCGCCATCACGATGCCAAACCGCATCGTGATGGCGCCGATGACGCGCAGCCGCGCGGACGAGCACGACGCGCCCGGCGACCTCCACGTGGCGTACTACGCGCAGCGCGCGGGCGCCGGGTTGATCGTCGCGGAAGGAACGTACCCGCATGCCGACGGCAAGGGCTACTGCCGCACGCCCGGTATTGCGACGCAAGTCCAGATCGACGCGTGGCGGCGCGTGACCGACGCCGTGCACCGCGCGAACGGCCGCATCGTGCTCCAGCTGATGCACGTGGGGCGTGTCGCGTCGTACTTGAACAAGGGGGCGCAAGCCGAGACCGTCGCCCCGTCCGCGCTGCGTGCGAGCGGCACGATTCACGCGGACGGGCACGGCCAGGTGCCGACGGACCTGCCGCGCGCGCTCGCCCGTGCGGAGATTCCCGGCGTGATCGACAGTTTCCGGCAGGCGGCCGTCAACGCGCGTGCCGCCGGCTTCGACGGCGTCGAGCTGCACGCGAGCAGCGGCTATTTGCCGATGCAGTTCCTGCTCGCCTGCTCGAACCGCCGCACCGACGACTACGGTGGCTCGCCGGCGCGCCGCGCCCGTTTCACGATCGAAGCGCTCGAGGCGATGGCCGGCGCGATCGGCGCGCAGCGGGTCGGGCTGCGGATCTGCCCCGGCAATCCGTACAACGACATGCAAGACGACGATCCCGCGCTGACGTACGGCACCTTGCTCGATGCGGTGGCACCGCTCGGGCTCGCGTATCTGCACGTGAGCCGTTCGCCGGACCGTCGACTCGATGCGTTCGCGCTCGCTCGCCGGCATTTTCGTGGCGCGCTGATCGCGAACGACGGATTCGACGCGCGCAGCGCGACCAACGTGCTGGCAGCCGGCCACGCCAACGCCGTGTCGTTCGCGCGGCATTTCATCGCGAACCCCGACCTCGTCGCCCGCTTGCGCGACGGCGCGCCGCTCGCCGCGTTTGATCGCGCCACGTTGTATACGCCCGGCGCGCGCGGCTTCACCGATTATCCGCCGTTCGCCGCATCTGCCGCGGGCGTTGCTCACATCCAACGGAGTGCCCCGTGA
- a CDS encoding nuclear transport factor 2 family protein gives MNDTTLLARIDRLESIEAIRMLPAQYALALDMRDLDAWTNLFPEDVAVSKDEVGRAYLKRWIDDTLRHQFTVTSHHIGGHVIEFSDADHASGVVYSKNEHETGPEWVVMQMLYWDDYERIDGRWYFRRRYPCYLYASDLNRPPIGERKMRWPGREPYDGSWHALWPSWKAFWNGKPDGLPDVAPPAPLNAFLATMRRGSAFPKIRTR, from the coding sequence ATGAACGACACGACCCTGCTCGCGCGGATCGACCGGCTCGAATCCATCGAGGCAATCCGGATGTTGCCCGCGCAATACGCGCTCGCGCTCGACATGCGCGATCTCGACGCATGGACGAACCTCTTCCCCGAGGACGTCGCGGTCAGCAAGGACGAGGTCGGGCGCGCGTATCTGAAACGCTGGATCGACGACACCTTGCGGCACCAGTTCACCGTCACGTCGCATCACATCGGCGGCCACGTCATCGAGTTCTCGGATGCCGACCACGCGAGCGGCGTGGTCTATTCGAAGAACGAGCACGAGACTGGCCCCGAGTGGGTCGTGATGCAGATGCTGTACTGGGACGATTACGAACGGATCGACGGGCGCTGGTATTTCCGCCGGCGTTACCCGTGCTACCTGTATGCATCCGACCTGAACCGCCCACCGATCGGCGAGCGCAAGATGCGCTGGCCGGGGCGGGAGCCGTATGACGGGTCATGGCATGCGCTGTGGCCATCGTGGAAGGCGTTCTGGAACGGCAAGCCGGACGGGCTGCCCGACGTCGCGCCGCCGGCGCCGCTCAATGCATTCCTCGCGACGATGCGACGCGGCTCGGCGTTCCCGAAGATTCGCACGCGCTGA
- a CDS encoding SDR family NAD(P)-dependent oxidoreductase translates to MAGRLQDKTALISGAGTGIGAATARRFAAEGARVMLCGRRREPLEQVAREIVAAGGEAGWIQADVTDEASVGRAVDATLGRFGRLDVMVNNAVNYTWGLVDQVSTEDWHRCLRGSLDVAFFGTRAAMRVMKRQGGGAIVNLGSVVGLLGSPGLSAYGAAKAGVLNFSRAVALEGAADGIRVNVVIPGVVWSEGTREALQDDAMRDGTARAAPMRRIGEPREVADAILFLASDEASYITGQSLVVDGGKTCRLDVGATDYVSDTSAERRAQSEPQPDPAGAPAR, encoded by the coding sequence ATGGCAGGACGTTTGCAAGACAAGACCGCGCTGATCAGCGGCGCGGGTACGGGGATCGGCGCGGCGACGGCGCGGCGTTTCGCGGCGGAGGGCGCGCGCGTGATGCTGTGCGGCCGGCGTCGCGAGCCGCTCGAGCAGGTGGCGCGCGAAATCGTCGCGGCGGGCGGCGAAGCCGGATGGATCCAGGCCGACGTGACCGACGAGGCATCGGTCGGCCGCGCGGTCGATGCGACGCTCGGGCGTTTCGGCCGCCTCGACGTGATGGTGAACAACGCGGTGAACTACACGTGGGGACTCGTCGACCAGGTGAGCACGGAAGACTGGCACCGCTGCCTGCGCGGCTCGCTCGACGTCGCGTTCTTCGGCACGCGCGCAGCGATGCGTGTGATGAAGCGGCAGGGCGGCGGCGCAATCGTCAATCTCGGCTCGGTCGTGGGACTGCTCGGCAGCCCCGGCTTGTCAGCATACGGCGCGGCGAAAGCCGGCGTGCTCAATTTCAGCCGCGCGGTTGCGCTCGAAGGCGCTGCCGACGGGATCCGCGTGAACGTCGTGATTCCGGGCGTGGTATGGAGCGAGGGCACGCGCGAGGCGCTGCAGGACGACGCAATGCGCGACGGCACCGCGCGCGCGGCGCCGATGCGGCGCATCGGCGAGCCGCGCGAGGTCGCGGACGCGATCCTGTTTCTGGCATCCGACGAAGCGTCGTACATCACCGGCCAGAGCCTCGTCGTCGACGGCGGCAAGACCTGCCGGCTCGACGTCGGCGCGACCGACTACGTGTCGGATACGTCCGCCGAACGGCGCGCGCAAAGCGAACCGCAACCCGATCCGGCCGGAGCACCCGCACGATGA
- a CDS encoding SDR family NAD(P)-dependent oxidoreductase codes for MPFKHKVVLVTGAGSGMGRATALLFAARGATVVAADLDGKRAEETIALARAAGTGLAHACDVADSGAVGKLFDAIGRRYGRLDVLVNNAGAGQVPGDGFELAQQRIAQRAQQLASGEMPTVFSDTIVDLTDAGWRRIVDINLNGTFFCSRAAVRLMIGSGVRGAIVNIASVSALSGEGPPAYCASKAAILGLTRCLARDLGPRGIRVNAICPGPTRTPMMQSIPDEWARELERAIPLGRMAEPDDIARSILYLASDDARQMTGQTLSVSGGMYMI; via the coding sequence ATGCCATTCAAGCACAAGGTGGTGCTCGTCACGGGCGCCGGTTCGGGGATGGGACGCGCGACCGCGCTCCTGTTCGCTGCGCGCGGCGCGACGGTGGTTGCGGCCGATCTCGACGGCAAGCGCGCGGAAGAGACGATTGCCCTTGCACGGGCGGCCGGGACGGGGCTGGCGCATGCGTGCGACGTGGCCGACAGCGGCGCGGTCGGCAAGCTGTTCGACGCGATCGGCCGGCGCTACGGGCGGCTCGACGTGCTGGTCAACAACGCGGGCGCGGGGCAGGTACCGGGCGACGGCTTCGAGCTCGCGCAGCAGCGCATTGCGCAGCGTGCGCAGCAACTGGCGAGCGGCGAAATGCCGACGGTGTTTTCCGACACGATCGTCGACCTCACCGACGCGGGCTGGCGCCGCATCGTCGACATCAACCTGAACGGCACGTTCTTCTGCTCGCGCGCGGCGGTGCGGCTGATGATCGGCTCGGGCGTGCGCGGCGCGATCGTCAACATCGCGAGCGTGTCGGCGCTGTCCGGCGAAGGGCCGCCGGCCTATTGCGCGTCGAAGGCCGCGATCCTCGGGCTGACGCGCTGTCTCGCGCGCGATCTCGGCCCGCGCGGCATTCGCGTGAATGCGATCTGCCCGGGCCCGACCCGCACGCCAATGATGCAGTCGATTCCCGACGAGTGGGCGCGCGAACTCGAACGCGCGATTCCGCTCGGCCGTATGGCCGAACCGGACGACATCGCGCGCTCGATCCTTTACCTCGCGTCCGACGATGCCCGGCAGATGACCGGGCAGACGCTGTCGGTCAGCGGCGGCATGTACATGATCTAG
- a CDS encoding Rieske 2Fe-2S domain-containing protein, with protein MELHHAAGTAGDRYARGWHCLGIAAGYRDGKPHRLDIFGTQLVAFAGDDGAIRIVDAWCPHMGADLSKGEVRGNTLVCPFHHWRWGGDGTCEHVPYATRVPPKARILSWHTCEQNALLFVWHDHERGEPPAHVAIPRIGACSSGEWTPWAVRKMTIHTNCRELVDNLADVAHFGPVHGSPANYFCNTFVGHTGYQMFRGGRSELLGNGLVADSAYFGPAYHITRMTADVDGRAVDSILLNCHVPIDQHSFDLRYGVMIRKDPALSDDANRAIANAYIEQAHRSFFQDVEIWHNKTRIDFPVLCEGDGPIYQLRDWYRQFYTDVAKLPSDLDRKKVFEWQHGAWRTLDDVPPLAASRLHTI; from the coding sequence ATGGAACTGCACCACGCCGCCGGGACGGCGGGCGACCGGTATGCGCGCGGCTGGCATTGCCTCGGGATCGCCGCCGGCTATCGGGACGGCAAGCCGCACCGGCTCGACATCTTCGGCACGCAGCTCGTCGCGTTCGCGGGCGACGACGGCGCGATCCGGATCGTCGACGCATGGTGTCCGCACATGGGCGCCGACCTGTCGAAGGGCGAGGTGCGCGGCAACACGCTCGTCTGCCCGTTCCATCACTGGCGCTGGGGCGGCGACGGCACCTGCGAGCACGTGCCGTATGCAACCCGCGTGCCGCCCAAGGCGCGAATCCTCTCGTGGCACACCTGCGAGCAGAACGCGTTGCTGTTCGTCTGGCACGACCACGAACGCGGCGAGCCGCCTGCGCACGTCGCGATTCCACGCATCGGCGCGTGCTCCTCCGGCGAATGGACGCCGTGGGCGGTTCGCAAGATGACGATCCACACGAACTGTCGCGAACTCGTCGACAACCTCGCGGACGTCGCCCATTTCGGCCCGGTCCACGGCTCGCCGGCGAACTACTTCTGCAACACCTTCGTCGGCCATACCGGCTACCAGATGTTTCGCGGCGGCCGGAGCGAGCTGCTCGGCAACGGGCTCGTCGCGGACAGCGCGTATTTCGGGCCCGCGTATCACATCACGCGGATGACGGCCGACGTCGACGGCCGCGCGGTCGACAGCATCCTGCTCAACTGCCACGTGCCGATCGACCAGCACAGCTTCGATCTGCGCTACGGCGTGATGATCCGCAAGGATCCGGCGCTGTCCGACGACGCAAACCGCGCGATCGCGAACGCGTACATCGAGCAGGCGCACCGCTCGTTCTTCCAGGACGTCGAGATCTGGCACAACAAGACGCGAATCGATTTCCCGGTGCTGTGCGAAGGCGACGGCCCGATCTACCAGTTGCGCGACTGGTACCGGCAGTTCTACACCGACGTCGCGAAGCTGCCCAGCGACCTTGACCGCAAGAAGGTATTCGAATGGCAACACGGCGCGTGGCGCACGCTGGACGACGTGCCGCCGCTTGCGGCCAGCCGGCTTCACACGATCTGA
- a CDS encoding helix-turn-helix transcriptional regulator, which yields MPTTAPPPAHAGTDLAEATPAELSDLIGLVYEGVTSTVPWRGLLDALRVRLAANYATLVLRPPADAMKGLIVTSSLVDTSVGTGAYLQRFHTLDAFVNLPRDTVTTVHEMLGERGWLDSEKYRNFDRMYDVLHVMGADIHVDADNECRLRICRPHGAPPFDANDKRLCRFLLPHLKRAAALRASLEVTANERRLYAETVSQLRIGAILLDEQARVMKTNDDAAQALAERDGLFIVDGRLACDGAANQRMLQALIRDALARKAGAARGMTLARRAGRARLGVLVRPLPVDEQSGRKRRAAAVVLLRDPDCRPQMSGETLQAMFNLTRSEASLVLHLTQGLSLQDAAETMAIRHNTARSHLRAVFSKMGVTRQTELIQAIEHCVIPLQ from the coding sequence GTGCCCACGACCGCCCCGCCGCCCGCGCACGCCGGCACCGACCTTGCCGAGGCGACGCCCGCCGAACTGAGCGACCTGATCGGCCTCGTCTACGAGGGCGTGACGTCCACCGTACCGTGGCGCGGGCTGCTCGACGCGCTCCGGGTCCGGCTCGCGGCCAACTATGCGACGCTCGTGCTGCGGCCGCCCGCCGACGCGATGAAAGGGCTGATCGTCACGTCGAGCCTCGTCGATACGTCGGTCGGCACCGGCGCGTATCTGCAGCGTTTCCATACGCTCGACGCGTTCGTCAACCTGCCGCGCGACACGGTCACGACCGTCCACGAAATGCTCGGCGAACGCGGTTGGCTCGACAGCGAGAAATACCGGAACTTCGATCGCATGTATGACGTGCTTCACGTGATGGGCGCCGACATTCACGTCGACGCCGACAACGAGTGCCGGCTGCGCATCTGCCGGCCGCACGGCGCCCCGCCGTTCGACGCGAACGACAAGCGGCTGTGCCGGTTCCTGCTGCCACATCTGAAGCGCGCGGCCGCTCTGCGCGCGAGCCTCGAAGTCACGGCCAACGAGCGTCGCCTGTACGCGGAGACGGTCAGCCAGCTGCGGATCGGCGCGATCCTCCTCGACGAGCAGGCCCGCGTGATGAAGACCAACGACGACGCGGCGCAGGCGCTGGCTGAACGCGACGGGCTGTTCATCGTCGACGGCAGGCTCGCCTGCGACGGCGCCGCGAACCAGCGCATGCTTCAGGCGCTGATCCGCGACGCGCTGGCACGCAAGGCCGGCGCCGCGCGCGGGATGACGCTCGCGCGCCGCGCCGGGCGTGCACGGCTGGGCGTGCTCGTGCGGCCGCTGCCGGTCGATGAGCAATCGGGCCGCAAGCGTCGCGCAGCGGCGGTCGTCCTGTTGCGCGATCCCGACTGCCGGCCGCAGATGTCGGGCGAGACACTGCAGGCGATGTTCAACCTGACGCGCAGCGAAGCATCGCTTGTACTGCACCTGACGCAAGGGTTGTCGCTGCAGGACGCCGCCGAAACGATGGCGATCCGCCACAACACCGCGCGTTCGCATTTGCGTGCGGTATTTTCGAAAATGGGCGTGACGCGGCAGACCGAACTGATCCAGGCGATCGAGCATTGCGTGATCCCGCTCCAGTAA
- a CDS encoding MFS transporter, with the protein MAHTGELAARAGRIARQRSVTLLTLCLAVLVAQVDTAVVNLATRAIGAYFHADVGALQWVVDSYNLTYAVLLLTGGLLADLYGRRRIFMAGTAVFTVASLLCALAPSVSVLIGARALAGVGAALLLPASLAIVRVVWRDPVERGRALGIWAACNGVAMAIGPTLGGVLIRHFGWRSIFLVVVPLSIAAMLLAIPAVPESSDPHGRHFDAGAQVAGALALGTLAYAAIVFRDAPVASAVASGIAIASFIAFVAIERRHGEAALVPLDIFGIGPFRGAIAATTGMTFGMYGVLFLLPLTWQSIGRLDSTGAGLALLPMALVFVAVSPCSGPLSERVGTRATTAGGVAVIASGLAAIGASAASPGLLGAEIGLALTGLGMGIATGPLMTVAVGAVDAARSGTASALVNVARMAGATLGIAVLGTLFAAEHGGTAGLRAAMFAGAAVQLAGAAAAAVSVRRARQSA; encoded by the coding sequence ATGGCCCATACCGGAGAACTCGCCGCACGCGCCGGACGTATCGCCAGGCAGCGCAGCGTGACGCTGCTGACACTGTGTCTCGCGGTGCTCGTCGCGCAAGTCGACACGGCCGTCGTCAATCTCGCGACACGCGCGATCGGCGCGTATTTCCATGCGGATGTCGGCGCGTTGCAATGGGTCGTCGACAGCTACAACCTCACGTATGCGGTGCTGCTGCTGACCGGCGGGCTGCTTGCCGACCTGTACGGCCGGCGCCGTATCTTCATGGCCGGCACGGCCGTGTTTACCGTCGCGTCGCTGCTGTGCGCGCTCGCGCCATCGGTGTCGGTGCTGATCGGCGCACGCGCGCTGGCCGGCGTCGGCGCGGCACTGCTGCTGCCCGCATCGCTCGCGATCGTGCGCGTCGTGTGGCGCGACCCGGTCGAGCGCGGCCGCGCGCTCGGCATCTGGGCCGCATGCAACGGCGTCGCGATGGCGATCGGCCCGACCCTCGGTGGCGTGCTGATCCGCCACTTCGGCTGGCGCAGCATTTTCCTGGTGGTCGTGCCGCTGAGCATCGCGGCGATGCTGCTCGCGATTCCGGCCGTGCCCGAATCGTCCGATCCGCACGGCCGGCATTTCGACGCCGGCGCCCAGGTTGCCGGCGCGCTTGCCCTCGGCACGCTCGCGTATGCGGCCATCGTGTTCCGCGACGCGCCCGTCGCCAGTGCGGTCGCAAGCGGTATCGCGATCGCATCGTTCATCGCATTCGTCGCGATCGAACGGCGCCACGGCGAAGCCGCGCTCGTGCCGCTCGACATCTTCGGGATCGGCCCGTTTCGCGGCGCGATCGCCGCGACCACCGGCATGACGTTCGGGATGTACGGCGTGCTGTTCCTGCTGCCGCTCACGTGGCAGAGCATCGGCCGTCTCGATTCGACCGGCGCGGGGCTCGCATTGCTGCCGATGGCACTCGTGTTCGTCGCCGTGTCACCGTGCTCGGGGCCGTTGTCCGAACGCGTCGGCACGCGCGCGACGACGGCGGGCGGCGTCGCCGTGATCGCAAGCGGGCTGGCGGCGATCGGCGCGTCGGCCGCATCGCCGGGCCTGCTCGGCGCCGAGATCGGGCTCGCGTTGACGGGGCTCGGGATGGGAATCGCGACAGGACCGCTGATGACCGTCGCCGTCGGCGCGGTCGATGCCGCGCGCTCGGGCACCGCGAGCGCGCTCGTCAACGTCGCGCGGATGGCCGGCGCGACGCTCGGAATCGCGGTGCTCGGCACGTTGTTCGCGGCCGAGCATGGCGGCACGGCAGGCTTGCGCGCCGCGATGTTCGCCGGCGCGGCGGTGCAACTCGCGGGAGCAGCCGCGGCGGCGGTCAGCGTGCGGCGCGCGCGGCAGTCGGCGTGA